A stretch of Henckelia pumila isolate YLH828 chromosome 4, ASM3356847v2, whole genome shotgun sequence DNA encodes these proteins:
- the LOC140862221 gene encoding putative late blight resistance protein homolog R1A-3, whose protein sequence is MTTVSLIGKALQFLDLSPMAVYAALVSLARSLHQILNLEKYPLHHEEKIVFLQEKVRSILIFLEDYSDKYNSGSTRAFVGNKIRGAAYEAQDFMDSCLCSISSAEKMPLDHEYLNMAVEKVDFIWEEVMKMKKKISDPANDILRSRALSSPVQYHSSSMVQVASEEMVVGFDDDLNSIKERLYEDSAKLQIIPIVGMGGIGKTTLARRAYEEDSLLARDHFDVRSWITISAEHHRKEILSALLRSFKKQGNVDDDGEQSDESDAQLVKRAYQHLVGRRYLIVIDDIWTTKAWDDLKAVFPDNGNGSRILLTTRLSEVAVHAAGSSCTPLLRLNVLKEYQSWKLLQERIFGNESCPPRLVGKLGRRLREIAGDFRLPSWWLQDYSSLLET, encoded by the coding sequence ATGACAACTGTCTCTCTCATTGGTAAGGCCCTCCAATTTCTTGATTTGTCTCCCATGGCCGTTTACGCCGCACTTGTTTCCCTTGCTCGATCGCTACACCAGATTCTGAATCTTGAGAAGTATCCTCTTCATCATGAAGAAAAAATCGTCTTCCTCCAAGAAAAGGTTCGTTCCATCCTCATTTTCCTCGAAGACTATTCCGACAAGTATAATAGCGGGAGTACTAGAGCTTTTGTGGGAAATAAAATCAGAGGAGCTGCGTATGAAGCTCAAGATTTCATGGATTCGTGTCTTTGTTCGATATCATCAGCTGAAAAGATGCCATTGGATCATGAGTATTTAAACATGGCGGTTGAAAAGGTTGATTTTATATGGGAAGAggtgatgaagatgaagaagaagatcaGCGACCCTGCAAATGATATTCTTCGTTCCAGAGCTCTTTCTTCTCCCGTTCAGTATCATTCATCGTCCATGGTTCAAGTCGCTTCGGAAGAAATGGTTGTGGGATTTGATGATGACTTGAATTCAATCAAAGAAAGGCTATACGAAGATTCTGCTAAGCTTCAAATCATCCCAATAGTCGGGATGGGAGGAATCGGGAAGACGACTCTAGCTAGGAGAGCTTACGAGGAGGATTCACTTCTTGCTCGAGATCATTTCGACGTCCGCTCTTGGATTACAATCTCCGCCGAGCATCATAGAAAAGAGATCCTTTCGGCGCTTCTTCGATCTTTCAAGAAACAGGGGAAtgttgatgatgatggcgaACAATCAGACGAGAGCGATGCCCAGTTGGTAAAACGAGCTTACCAACATCTCGTGGGTAGGCGATATCTCATTGTGATCGATGATATATGGACTACCAAAGCTTGGGATGATTTGAAGGCGGTTTTTCCCGACAATGGCAACGGATCTCGGATCTTGTTAACCACTAGGCTATCTGAGGTTGCTGTTCACGCAGCTGGATCTTCTTGTACGCCCCTTCTtcgattgaatgttttgaaagAATATCAAAGTTGGAAACTACTTCAAGAAAGGATCTTTGGAAATGAATCTTGTCCCCCTCGACTGGTGGGGAAATTGGGAAGAAGATTGCGAGAAATTGCAGGGGACTTCCGCTTACCATCGTGGTGGTTGCAGGATTACTCCAGTCTTCTGGAAACATGA
- the LOC140862220 gene encoding putative late blight resistance protein homolog R1A-3 yields the protein MASFPEDSEIDVSKLIKLWVAEGFLKPYDQSKCSLEDVGEHYLEDLVNRSLLSVRKKGPYGKLESVGIHDMLREICITKAEEEGFLHQFSSKTNSGIESMEINPHRRLKIHSTRNFQEWSILYSRVRSILLFSEGYDVRSIYVCSRSIAVLDAPHVLWSKFELLVSTSVHLRYLAFALDLSSSHTFPFSSISKHPNLETLVVRVTHGLGRGRERERYRGPLQVPYEILKMPRLRHLIWDASFHLSNPLDDKGLIVHESDIQTMETVRNFRFDEEIIKILVNLKKLQVEYHIMKNRDTWDDFNFDELFRLRNLEDLEMSMLYYLDPSMVWKHAFPTGLKRLYLRCVPFPWENMDMIGSLPNLQVLEMIDMRVAKVSEWTTAEDQFLQLKYFRCTLDFLIMWEMEKEHFPCLESLILVGAEWINEIPSGIGEIDTLQYLELMYCKKSLVDSARRIEKEQRENGNSAFQLRVIVQII from the coding sequence ATGGCGTCTTTTCCAGAGGATTCTGAAATCGATGTTTCTAAGCTGATCAAGCTGTGGGTCGCTGAGGGATTTCTGAAACCATATGATCAGTCGAAATGCAGCTTGGAAGATGTGGGGGAACATTATTTGGAGGATCTTGTGAACAGAAGTTTGCTCTCCGTGAGGAAGAAAGGGCCATATGGGAAACTCGAATCCGTCGGAATCCATGATATGTTGAGGGAGATTTGTATAACAAAAGCTGAAGAGGAAGGGTTTCTTCATCAGTTCTCATCCAAGACGAACTCCGGAATAGAATCCATGGAGATTAATCCACATCGCCGCCTCAAAATCCATTCCACTCGGAATTTTCAAGAATGGAGTATCTTATATTCGAGGGTACGTTCGATTCTACTTTTCTCTGAAGGATATGACGTGCGAAGCATATATGTATGTTCTAGGAGCATCGCGGTCTTGGATGCACCCCATGTACTTTGGTCGAAATTCGAACTTCTAGTCTCTACATCAGTCCATTTAAGGTACTTGGCTTTTGCCTTAGACTTATCAAGCTCACATACATTCCCATTCTCATCAATATCAAAACATCCCAATCTCGAAACTCTAGTCGTTCGTGTAACTCACGGCTTGGGACGAGGACGAGAACGAGAACGATACCGCGGTCCATTGCAAGTTCCATATGAGATTTTAAAGATGCCGAGATTAAGGCATCTGATCTGGGACGCCTCTTTTCATTTATCCAATCCACTCGATGACAAAGGATTAATTGTTCATGAAAGCGACATACAAACAATGGAGACAGTGAGGAATTTTAGATTCGACGAAGAGATCATCAAAATACTTGTGAACCTGAAGAAACTGCAAGTTGAGTATCACATCATGAAGAATCGTGATACTTGGGATGACTTTAATTTCGACGAACTTTTTCGTCTACGAAACCTCGAGGACTTGGAAATGTCTATGCTCTACTATCTTGATCCCTCGATGGTATGGAAACATGCTTTCCCGACGGGTCTAAAGAGGTTGTATCTACGATGCGTCCCTTTTCCTTGGGAAAACATGGACATGATCGGGTCGCTCCCGAATCTTCAAGTGCTCGAAATGATCGATATGAGAGTTGCTAAAGTTTCTGAATGGACAACGGCGGAAGATCAATTTCTTCAACTCAAGTACTTCCGTTGTACCTTAGATTTTCTGATCATGTGGGAAATGGAAAAAGAGCACTTCCCATGCCTCGAAAGCTTGATTCTTGTGGGTGCCGAGTGGATTAATGAGATTCCGAGTGGCATAGGAGAAATAGATACGCTTCAATACTTGGAGTTAATGTACTGTAAGAAGTCCTTGGTGGATTCAGCGAGGCGAATTGAGAAGGAGCAACGTGAAAACGGGAACTCTGCTTTTCAGCTTCGTGTGATTGTCCAAATTATTTAA